GGCTCCAACAATTTTGACTATGCACCATCACACATACGGTGTTGCAGTCTTGCTTTATCTAGACTTGGCTGCCTCGAGTCGGACTATGGTCGAATAAGGTTGATCCTCCTCTTCCAGCGGTGCCAGATCACACACAGTGCTAAGATTGCATGATTTTGGTCTTTTGAACTGAAGTCAAATCAATGTGTTGCGCTCCACTAAAACAGAAAAATCAATAGCCCCATCTCTATTAACTATTATTAAATAAAGACTCTTCTTGGCACAATATGTATCCATCGGATGTGTTAGAAAAAAGAATAAAGCATAGTATGTTTTAACTTCGTATTATATATCTCTTAGCTAGGGCTGGgcaaaatactcgtggctcgtgagctcgctcgactcgtggccagctcggctcggctcgactcggctcgtttcaattttatcacgagctgagctaacatctcagctcggttcgttaacgagccagctcgacacgagctcgagccagctcgttagctcgaATGAGCTAGAATATATCTGTAAAACAAAGCCTATACTTGTATTGGATGAATTAATAAGTGATGAACTATATTAGTTTAGGGTTTAAATgttgtgatatataaaattatgagtattgttagtcttttctagtgttaaattagtatgaaattaactagcaattgattatattgttgtatatatacatgtataatattttttgttctggctcgcgagctaaacgagccagctcgagctcgcaaacgagccgagccgagctggttctctggctcggttgcttaacgagccgagccgagccagctcgtttCCTTAACGAGCCAATCCACCCCTACTCTTAGCTCAACTGGCTAGTATTTTTTGTGAATCTAACCATTAGGTTTCAAGTCCTCGACTTGATGCAGGTGGTCGTATTTTTCTAGATTTTCACTTCATAATTTAATTATTTTATTCTTTCAACAATAGAGCAATATACCCGTCAATTGCAAGACACCAGTTAACCTCAAGATATATCAGGCTAGTCTTTCAGAGATGTTCGTAAATACATGATATCTAAACATCTATGATTGTACTACATTTTAGTAAAAAGGCACTTTAAATTATTTCTTTCAAAAAATCTTAACAAAAATAAAAAGTAAGTGGACAATGCTCAAACAACTAATAATTAATCTATTCCTTTTATAAAAACAAAATATTTTGCGTCTTATTAAGATCCAAAGGGCCCATTTTATTCCGTGCCTATGCAAGTTCGACAATATAGTGTGAAGGCTGATTCCAAAATAAGTTTACTAAAAAACCAGCTTATGAGTCCTTTTTCAATGGTTCAGTAAAATTTGGTCCATAGAAACGTCTGATAACGCGGTTTTTGTATATGGTTGGATGTAAAAAGTTAAAAGTAGATATTGGACTGTTAGCACTTAGCAGGCTTATTAAACGAGGGCACAGTATAGAGCCCGATCTCAAAATAAATTAAAACACATGTTTATAAATCTTTAAAACTCTTGTACTATATGAGTTATCTACGCACAATATAGAGTTTAATTATCAAATGGAGTAGAATATATAAAGTTAATGCTAAATAAATCATCAAACCATAAGTCATCTAGGTAATTATACAACAAAGGTAAAATGTTCGTTACAAACATATACATGTTTGCTTCGATGAATAAATCTATATTTTTTGAAAAGTTGTGTTATACTCCTTTTGTCCTAAAAAAATATAGAAATGTTCAAAATTCACCACACAACACAAAAGACACATGTAGCTTTACACTTTTCATTCTCATATATACTGACAAAAGAATATCAAATAAATGCACATAAAAACTATATATTTTACATCTGCATTTCTATATACCACACATTGTTGTATCACATCTATTCTTAAACACTAGCAAAGTGCATGTTCATTGCTACGGTttttatatatacatatataatatAAAACACAAATACATATTAGCATGAGTGTGTGTTTGAGCCCAAAAATCATGATTTGAATCAACATTTATGAGCTAACAGTCAAGGTTTAAACTTTCACCTCTACCCAATTTTATCTTAGAGAAAGATTGAGGTATGATGATTTTCGAACCGTAAAACTGGTGTAACAAATAATGCACACAGTATATTTTTCGGCGGTAAAAATCCGAGAACTATAATGATACATTTTTTCGTTCTTTTTAATTTGTTGTGTTTTAATTGAAAATAAACTAACCACTGATAAATATTTGAGAACTAACATATTACGTCGTACCATGCGAACAAACAAGCTGAGAAGGTACAAAAATCCCCATTTCGATCAAAAAGAGTCCCCCCCCAGAGACACGGAACAACCCCTTTCTTTTTCTTAATTCCTCATCCACTCGCCGCACGACGAAGAGAGCGGCTCCCATTCCCCACCACCTACTCGGACCGGAGCAGCAGATTCTCGAAGCGACCGGTGAAACATTCTCGCGCCAATTGTGGGGGCCATGGGCGCCAACGGACACCCGCCGGCGAGCACCGTCGCGCAGAACGGATCCCACtctggcggaggcggaggagggggagggggagtgaACCCTAGCAACGGCGGCACGGGGGCGGCTCTTCGGCACGACCCTGGTCTGGCGCGGGAGTGGTCGACGGAGGAGCAGACCATCCTCGACGAGCTGCTGGTCAAGTGAGTCCGCCTAATTTGTCGGTTTGAATTCTGTCTATTGGATAGAATTGGCTGCTAATTTGAGCAATTAAGCAACAATTGTGTTATGGATTAGCAATTCAGTGAGATTGTACGTGCATAGGCATAGATCGGAAGACTCGACGGCCTCCTTTTAAATTGAGTCGGAGCAAACTTATCCCTAGTCAATTTCTCACGCTAATGCTTCTCCTTGCAATGTACTCCTAGTTAATTCAACTTTGTTTTAGTTTATGCAAGTGGATAATGTTTGCAATTTGTTCACTCTTAACACTTGCTTTATTCTGCTATACTGTGGAGCATGGAAACTCTTGGTAGTTATATAGCACAAATCTTACCCACAAGACACCATTCAAAATGACTGACTGGCATCAGGTATACAGGCTTGCATTTTGATCTTGCAAGTACAATGTTTGGACAACATCCTGAAGCCCTGTTAAGAGCGAGTTCCTTCATTTTTTACCTTATGTTTCAATTAATGTTTATCGGCATTTGCTCTCAGGTATGCATCCGATTTACCCGTTGTTCGTTATGCAAAAGTTGCAATGAAGTTGCCAGAGAAAACAGTTCGGGATGTAGCCTTGCGCTGCAGATGGATGAATGTAAGTAAGATACGACATGGCCTGGCCTCTTTAGTCTTTAGGTTTCAGAAATGATTTGAGGGAATTTGTTGAGCCTGCAGAAAAAGGAGAGCGCCAAAAGAAAGAAAGAGGATCACAACTCGTCTAAGAAAAGCAAGGACAAAAAGGTTTCCAAATATTTTTCCTGATTGTACTCCATTTAAATCAATTGTTGCAGTAATTTCCACACATAACAGATATCTGGTTGCACAGTGTCACTATATGTGTGTGTGTTCCTATCACACACTCCTTAAATTAGAGATTTGCACTGACAGCTACCAATTTATGTAGGAGAAGGTTTCAGATTCTTCGTCGAAACCACCTGTGCATATGGTGGGTAGGCCTAATGTTCCTCCATACCCTCTTCCAGTTCTTCCAATGGACGATGATGAAATCTCATCCAAAGGTAAATCAGATAAATATTTACTCCATTATTGGTATGGCAGTGTAAGGATTGGTGTTTGCATGATTTAACATTCTGTTTTGTTTTGGATAGTTCTACTTCTACCACTCTAAAGTGATGTAGTGACTGCTACTTGCTACTATCATATGCTTGTTTATAGCAATAGAATCCATTGTGTATTGGTTTCCGCAGTATATCTGAGGCATCAAAACCAGAAACCAACTGACGTGGTCTTTAAAAATATAGTGACATATCATGTAGTCTGATTCTGGGCAATGCTACTGCTACAAAAGGGGAAGTGTGTTGGTAGGTGCAGTTCCCTTTCATGCGTAATTTGTGGTAGAGATTGACAATTCACTTCATGAGTCATCATTTGCTATTGTGGTCTTTTTCATACAAGTTTCTCTCACATCAGACACAAATCAATTAATTTGAACTATAATTTTGTATTGAAATCTTCAAAGGATAATTTTATATCCTTGAGGTGCTAGGAATATAGATAGGTCCAGGAATTGCAGATTGTACTCTTTTTGACATATGGACGGTGCATACTAGATGACAATCACTATTTACAGTTGCCCTGCTTCTCTGGTTTTTTTACATGATTCTTTATCTGGCAATACATTGTGGGAATCTACAGATAACTGCTTGACATATTTGACATGTTTTTTCTACtctatggaattttaaatttgatgGAAGTTCTTGAGTCGCTTGTCTCATGGGCAATTGActaaatacttattagttattcatCCTTTTCATCTTCTGCAGCCATTGGAGGTCCAACGGGTGAAATACTTGAAACTAATGCCCATGTTTTGGGTCAAATTTCGTCAAACCTTAGCAACATGCAGgtatcctttttattttctaggtGGTTTGTGGGTGTGAATTGCCTGTATTTTCTTGTTGAATTTCTAATCAGCAAGCTCTATGTTTTCTCTTGTTAGTTTATTTATTCGTGGCTAACTTCTTTCTGCAGATACAGGACAATATCTCTCTGCTCTGCCAAACTCGCGATAATATACTCAGGGTCTTGAAAGAGTATGTTTTGAATTGCTATTGCGTTTATATCAAAATCTTTTTGAAGTCATATATTCGTCTAATACGTTGAGGCCCATTTGTTATTAGATGCATACATTTTCCATAACATATAAGGGATATGTTTCCTTCACCGTGGCAATGGATCATATATGTATGTTGCAATTCAGCAAGATACTTCTTTTAGCAATGTTGAAGAGACTGTCAAATTGAAACCACTTTTAAGTTTCCATTTTTACTATCCATAATCTGGCCTTTGACTCTTGACAGCAGTAGGATGTTCTATGTTGCATCCAATGATTCCAATCTGCTAGTCTTTTTTCAGGAGTAATAGTTTTATCCCCCTCGAATACGCAGAAGTGCTGCTTGCTGCTACTTACTACCATCTGTACCATGAATAACTTCCAATAGGTTTTTAGCTTTG
This portion of the Zea mays cultivar B73 chromosome 2, Zm-B73-REFERENCE-NAM-5.0, whole genome shotgun sequence genome encodes:
- the LOC100192021 gene encoding uncharacterized LOC100192021 → MGANGHPPASTVAQNGSHSGGGGGGGGGVNPSNGGTGAALRHDPGLAREWSTEEQTILDELLVKYASDLPVVRYAKVAMKLPEKTVRDVALRCRWMNKKESAKRKKEDHNSSKKSKDKKEKVSDSSSKPPVHMVGRPNVPPYPLPVLPMDDDEISSKAIGGPTGEILETNAHVLGQISSNLSNMQIQDNISLLCQTRDNILRVLKEINDAPDIMKQMPPLPVKINEELVNSLLPRPTVPMQ